In Nostoc sp. CENA543, a single genomic region encodes these proteins:
- the aroH gene encoding chorismate mutase, with the protein MEWRIQAIRGATTVSENTVAAMREAVTELLDELERRNQLQPEDMISVTFSVTRDLDAIFPAAIARPRPGWDNVAMLDVQQMHVAGSLQRCVRFLIHAYLPTSTPIHHIYLREARKLRPDWSLPQVLQAPQPVVESKV; encoded by the coding sequence GTGGAGTGGCGAATTCAGGCTATTCGTGGGGCAACAACCGTTTCGGAAAATACAGTGGCAGCTATGCGAGAAGCGGTGACAGAACTGCTAGATGAACTCGAAAGACGAAATCAACTCCAGCCAGAAGACATGATCAGCGTGACTTTTTCGGTGACGCGTGATTTAGATGCGATTTTCCCGGCGGCGATCGCTAGACCCCGGCCGGGTTGGGATAATGTTGCTATGTTGGATGTACAGCAAATGCACGTTGCAGGTAGTTTACAGCGTTGTGTCCGGTTTTTAATCCACGCTTATTTACCTACTTCTACTCCCATTCATCACATTTATTTGCGTGAAGCTAGAAAACTGCGTCCTGATTGGAGTTTACCCCAAGTTTTACAAGCACCGCAGCCAGTCGTAGAGTCAAAAGTTTAA
- a CDS encoding SDR family oxidoreductase — MVKKKLHHHNLHTGFITFLNSGIKLSVQKSQISTQGNIVLITGGSSGIGLALARRFLQARNTVIITGRNPQKLAEVKQIFPDIITEVADLRDFHDLQRLVNSYPDVNILVNNAGIQYNYEFTNPEITPELIDAELRTNLIAPLQLIKLMLPHLLNKPEAAIINVSSGLGLVPKESAPVYCGSKAGIHIATKALRWQLEATSIKVFEIIAPLVDTPMTQGRGKGKISPDALVNEFWHDFARDRYEMRIGKTKLLFFLQRWFPQVAEKILRPGI, encoded by the coding sequence ATGGTGAAGAAAAAATTACATCATCATAACTTGCACACAGGCTTTATTACATTTTTAAACTCAGGTATCAAACTATCAGTGCAAAAATCTCAAATCTCAACTCAAGGCAACATAGTTTTAATCACGGGAGGTTCATCGGGAATTGGCTTGGCATTGGCGCGAAGATTTTTGCAAGCACGAAATACAGTGATTATTACGGGGCGTAATCCACAAAAATTGGCTGAAGTCAAGCAAATATTTCCTGACATCATCACAGAAGTTGCAGACTTAAGAGATTTTCATGACTTGCAACGACTGGTTAATAGTTATCCAGATGTGAATATTCTAGTCAATAATGCAGGGATTCAATATAACTACGAATTTACTAATCCAGAAATTACCCCAGAGTTAATAGATGCAGAATTACGGACTAATTTAATTGCGCCATTGCAATTGATTAAATTGATGTTACCCCATCTGTTGAACAAGCCCGAAGCCGCAATCATCAATGTTTCCTCTGGCTTAGGATTAGTTCCCAAAGAAAGCGCGCCTGTCTACTGTGGTAGCAAAGCGGGGATACATATTGCCACTAAAGCCTTGCGCTGGCAACTCGAAGCCACATCTATTAAAGTATTTGAAATTATCGCGCCCTTAGTTGATACACCCATGACTCAAGGAAGGGGTAAAGGGAAGATTTCCCCCGATGCACTGGTAAATGAATTTTGGCATGATTTTGCACGCGATCGCTATGAAATGCGAATCGGTAAAACCAAACTACTGTTTTTCCTACAACGATGGTTTCCCCAAGTAGCAGAGAAAATTCTGCGCCCAGGAATTTAA
- a CDS encoding papain fold toxin domain-containing protein, which translates to MTNDSLRSQLRVIAEQFQIFECVSCAVALREFLIADNIPGKQVSLFTGSTEDPFCNIYHERLRQNISINGRHEAIAVEIDGQEFIFDNIHPAGISRVNWISNLYCVAQDLGGNFQITETEF; encoded by the coding sequence ATGACCAATGATAGCCTTCGTAGCCAATTAAGAGTGATCGCTGAACAGTTCCAGATTTTTGAATGTGTTTCCTGTGCTGTAGCCCTGCGAGAATTTCTGATTGCTGATAATATTCCAGGCAAACAGGTTAGCCTATTCACAGGTAGTACAGAAGACCCCTTTTGTAACATCTATCATGAACGCCTGCGACAAAATATCTCTATCAATGGGAGACATGAAGCGATCGCAGTTGAAATTGATGGTCAAGAATTTATATTTGATAACATCCACCCCGCAGGAATTAGCAGAGTAAACTGGATAAGTAACCTCTACTGCGTTGCTCAAGATTTAGGTGGCAATTTCCAAATTACCGAAACTGAATTTTAA
- the crtR gene encoding beta-carotene hydroxylase, with protein sequence MLTLEAQQPLKVPPKEFLTPPGDFNPTMLLFFASVGMLVFSNFGYWLWQWPHWVCFSINTLALHCAGTVIHDACHQSAHRNRIINAMLGHGSALILAFAFPVFTRVHLQHHAHVNHPKDDPDHYVSTGGPLWLIAVRFLYHEVFFFQRQLWRKYELLEWFISRLIVVSIVYISVQYHFLGYILNFWFIPAFIVGIALGLFFDYLPHRPFVERDRWKNARVYPGKLLNILILGQNYHLIHHLWPSIPWYNYQPAYYVMKPLLDEKGCYQTSGLLQKKDFWEFVYDIFLGIRFHRHKE encoded by the coding sequence ATGCTCACATTGGAGGCACAACAGCCTTTAAAAGTCCCACCCAAGGAATTTTTAACGCCTCCTGGTGATTTTAATCCCACGATGCTGTTATTTTTTGCATCTGTGGGGATGTTGGTATTTTCCAACTTTGGCTATTGGCTTTGGCAATGGCCTCATTGGGTGTGCTTTAGCATCAACACCTTAGCTTTACATTGTGCGGGGACAGTGATTCATGATGCTTGTCATCAATCTGCTCACCGCAACCGGATAATTAATGCCATGTTAGGTCATGGTAGTGCTTTAATACTAGCCTTTGCCTTTCCTGTATTTACGCGAGTACATCTACAGCATCACGCCCATGTCAATCATCCCAAAGATGACCCTGATCATTACGTCTCTACAGGCGGGCCGCTTTGGTTAATTGCTGTCAGGTTTTTGTATCATGAAGTCTTTTTCTTTCAACGTCAACTGTGGCGCAAATATGAATTACTAGAGTGGTTTATTAGCCGCTTGATTGTGGTTTCGATTGTCTATATTTCCGTGCAGTACCACTTTTTAGGCTACATTCTGAACTTCTGGTTTATTCCCGCATTTATTGTGGGGATAGCACTAGGCTTATTTTTTGATTATCTACCCCATCGTCCCTTTGTGGAGCGCGATCGCTGGAAAAATGCCCGTGTCTATCCTGGTAAACTGCTCAATATATTAATTCTCGGTCAAAATTATCATCTCATTCATCATTTGTGGCCTTCTATCCCCTGGTATAACTATCAACCTGCTTATTATGTAATGAAGCCACTGTTAGATGAAAAAGGATGTTATCAAACTTCAGGATTATTGCAGAAAAAAGATTTCTGGGAATTTGTTTACGACATCTTTTTAGGAATTAGATTTCATCGCCACAAAGAATAG
- a CDS encoding AtzE family amidohydrolase, which translates to MNDAVSIATNIRTGKVSAVEVAKTALANISARDRFLNCFTTVTAETALADAAHIDNEIAQGNNPGLLAGVPFAVKNLFDIAGLTTLAGAKINAENPPATQDATAIAKLKQAGAVLVGALNMDEYAYGFVTENHHYGNTRNPHDLQRVAGGSSGGSAAAVAARLVPFTLGSDTNGSIRVPAALCGVFGFKPTYGRLSRAGVALFSSSLDHIGPLAGSVRDIATIFDVLQGEDHRDPVCTKRPEEATLPQLHQDISGLRIAIADDYFAQGADSEALAAVHKVADALNVKQYITLPEAHRARAAAFVITACEGANLHLDKLRSRPQDFDPATRDRFLAGALIPNNWYLQAQRFRRWYREHLQKVFQQVDVILAPTTPIKAPLIGQNIMVLDGEEILVRPHLGLFTQPLSFIGLPVLSIPVQHSNTLPLGVQLIAAPYNEGIILKVASVLETQGVVSARIEKA; encoded by the coding sequence ATGAATGATGCTGTATCAATCGCCACGAATATCCGTACAGGCAAAGTTAGTGCAGTAGAAGTTGCCAAAACTGCCTTAGCTAATATATCAGCACGCGATCGCTTCCTCAATTGTTTCACTACTGTAACGGCAGAAACAGCTCTGGCAGATGCAGCGCACATCGATAATGAAATTGCTCAAGGTAATAATCCTGGGTTACTAGCTGGTGTACCCTTTGCTGTCAAAAACCTATTTGATATTGCTGGCTTAACAACTTTGGCTGGTGCAAAAATCAATGCTGAAAATCCTCCAGCTACTCAAGATGCGACAGCAATAGCTAAACTCAAACAGGCGGGTGCTGTTTTAGTGGGTGCGTTAAATATGGATGAGTACGCCTATGGATTCGTCACCGAAAATCATCATTATGGTAATACCCGCAACCCTCACGATTTACAGCGTGTAGCTGGTGGTTCATCCGGTGGTTCTGCGGCGGCTGTTGCGGCTAGATTAGTTCCATTCACACTGGGTTCTGATACCAATGGTTCAATTCGTGTTCCCGCCGCATTATGTGGTGTGTTTGGTTTCAAGCCAACTTACGGACGCTTATCCCGTGCAGGTGTAGCTTTATTCTCTAGTAGTCTTGACCACATCGGCCCCTTAGCGGGTTCAGTCAGAGATATCGCCACAATATTTGATGTACTGCAAGGTGAAGATCATCGTGATCCTGTATGTACTAAAAGACCAGAAGAAGCAACATTACCCCAACTACATCAAGATATATCTGGTTTGAGAATTGCGATCGCCGATGACTATTTTGCTCAAGGTGCAGACTCAGAAGCATTAGCAGCAGTACACAAAGTTGCAGATGCGCTAAATGTCAAGCAATACATTACATTGCCAGAAGCGCACAGAGCAAGAGCAGCAGCATTTGTAATCACAGCCTGTGAAGGTGCAAATTTACACTTAGATAAACTGCGATCTCGTCCCCAAGATTTTGACCCCGCAACACGCGATCGTTTTTTAGCAGGTGCATTAATACCGAATAATTGGTACTTACAAGCACAACGTTTTCGGAGATGGTATCGCGAACATCTTCAAAAAGTTTTTCAGCAAGTGGATGTCATATTAGCCCCAACAACACCCATCAAAGCACCTCTAATTGGTCAAAATATCATGGTTTTAGATGGTGAAGAAATACTTGTTCGTCCCCATTTAGGTTTATTTACTCAACCATTGTCTTTTATTGGATTACCCGTATTATCAATACCAGTTCAGCATTCCAATACTTTACCTTTAGGTGTGCAATTGATAGCCGCACCATACAACGAAGGGATTATTTTAAAGGTAGCATCTGTCTTGGAAACTCAAGGAGTAGTTTCAGCAAGAATAGAAAAAGCATAA
- a CDS encoding Crp/Fnr family transcriptional regulator has product MLNPAYLRLSNVLPTLVEMPADELAKLNYVFQEITLNTGEFLVRAGEIPARIAFVVSGLLRLYYVNSAGSEFTKSFCPENHFVTAYSALILKQPAQFFIEALEDSLLLVADYSQYAQLCTENSCWQTINYKLVEALFIKKEKREAELLLDDATTRYQKFLTEYPYLETRVKQYHIASYLGISPVSLSRIRKNLQLN; this is encoded by the coding sequence ATGTTGAATCCTGCCTATCTCCGACTGAGCAATGTTTTGCCGACTTTGGTTGAGATGCCAGCAGATGAACTTGCAAAATTAAACTATGTCTTTCAAGAAATCACCTTAAATACTGGAGAATTTTTAGTTAGGGCAGGCGAAATCCCTGCTCGCATCGCCTTTGTGGTTTCAGGACTTTTACGCCTTTACTATGTCAACTCAGCAGGTAGTGAATTTACAAAATCATTTTGTCCAGAAAATCATTTTGTGACTGCTTACAGTGCGCTAATTTTAAAACAACCTGCCCAATTTTTCATTGAAGCTTTAGAAGATTCATTATTACTAGTTGCAGATTATAGCCAGTATGCCCAATTATGTACAGAAAATTCATGCTGGCAGACAATTAATTATAAATTGGTTGAGGCATTATTCATCAAGAAAGAAAAACGCGAGGCGGAGTTACTTTTGGATGATGCAACCACGCGATACCAAAAGTTTCTGACAGAATATCCCTATTTAGAAACAAGAGTTAAGCAATATCACATTGCCTCTTATCTAGGGATTTCACCTGTGTCTCTCAGCCGCATTCGGAAAAATCTTCAGCTTAATTAA
- a CDS encoding DUF4089 domain-containing protein, whose product MDNQELDVAVYVDQMALLLDLPIKDEYRDEVVANFERIKAIAQLVNSFPLPESMEAAPVFEP is encoded by the coding sequence ATGGATAATCAAGAGTTGGATGTGGCTGTGTATGTTGATCAAATGGCTTTGCTGTTGGATTTGCCGATAAAAGATGAATATCGAGATGAAGTAGTAGCAAATTTTGAGAGAATAAAAGCGATCGCTCAACTAGTTAACTCCTTTCCTTTACCGGAAAGTATGGAAGCCGCACCAGTATTTGAACCATGA
- the sppA gene encoding signal peptide peptidase SppA — MVWPFKSKFRKQIARIEITGAIASATRKRVLEALKTVEEKKFPALLLRIDSPGGTVGDSQEIYSALKRLREKIKIVASFGNISASGGVYIGMGAEHIMANPGTITGSIGVILRGNNLERLLEKIGVSFKVIKSGPYKDILAFDRELTEPEQNILQELIDTSYQQFVETVAEGRSLAVDKVKSFADGRIFTGQQALELGIVDRLGTEEEARRWTAELVGLDPEKTPCYTLEERKPLLSRILPGSRQVSSKLGAGVDWLEFEMSTSGLPLWLYRP; from the coding sequence ATGGTTTGGCCTTTTAAGTCCAAGTTTCGTAAACAAATTGCTAGAATTGAGATTACAGGTGCGATCGCTAGTGCTACGCGCAAACGCGTGCTAGAAGCATTAAAAACCGTCGAAGAAAAGAAATTTCCGGCTTTACTGCTACGTATCGACAGCCCTGGCGGCACAGTTGGGGATTCTCAAGAAATTTATAGTGCGTTAAAGCGGCTACGGGAAAAAATCAAAATTGTCGCCAGTTTTGGTAATATCTCGGCTTCTGGTGGTGTCTACATTGGTATGGGCGCGGAACATATCATGGCGAACCCTGGAACAATCACAGGTAGTATAGGTGTAATTCTGCGTGGGAATAACTTGGAACGCCTACTAGAAAAGATAGGTGTTTCCTTTAAAGTGATTAAGTCAGGCCCCTATAAAGACATTTTGGCATTTGACCGAGAACTCACCGAGCCAGAACAAAACATTCTACAAGAGTTGATTGACACTAGTTATCAGCAATTTGTAGAGACAGTAGCCGAGGGGCGATCTTTAGCGGTAGACAAAGTTAAAAGTTTTGCTGATGGCAGAATTTTCACCGGACAGCAAGCCTTAGAATTGGGTATTGTAGACCGCTTAGGCACAGAAGAAGAAGCCCGTCGCTGGACAGCAGAATTAGTAGGACTTGATCCAGAAAAAACACCCTGTTATACCCTAGAGGAACGCAAACCCTTACTAAGTCGGATTCTACCAGGCAGCCGTCAAGTTTCTTCTAAACTAGGCGCAGGTGTTGATTGGCTGGAATTTGAAATGTCCACAAGTGGTTTGCCATTGTGGTTGTATAGACCTTGA
- a CDS encoding histone deacetylase, which yields MFSVIYSDEFLDHKTGSYHPEKPERLQAIVNALKEAAFAPKLIWRSPTSVLENTSVMQFLLKAHSPAYINKVQKIAATGGGYLDGDTPVSPRSYDVALLAVSAWLDGIDAVLSAANPAFVLSRPPGHHAETDAGMGFCLFSNAAIAAFYALEQPGVDRVAILDWDVHHGNGTQAIVELHPQIAYCSVHQYPCYPGTGRATEKGFHNNVLNLPVPPGSDIGVYQPLLEKKVVPFLTEFQPDLLIVSAGYDGNAEDPLASINLQPNDYGLFTDACLGITRKILFGLEGGYEFDSLSQSVVATIERCLV from the coding sequence ATGTTTTCAGTTATCTATTCTGATGAGTTTCTAGATCACAAAACTGGAAGTTACCACCCAGAAAAGCCAGAACGCTTACAGGCGATAGTTAATGCTTTAAAGGAAGCTGCGTTTGCTCCCAAGCTTATATGGCGATCGCCTACTTCTGTATTAGAGAATACATCAGTTATGCAGTTTCTGCTCAAGGCTCATAGCCCAGCTTACATCAATAAAGTCCAGAAAATTGCGGCTACTGGTGGCGGTTATTTAGATGGTGATACTCCCGTTTCTCCTCGTAGTTATGATGTAGCATTATTAGCGGTGAGTGCTTGGCTAGATGGTATTGATGCAGTTTTAAGTGCAGCGAATCCAGCTTTTGTGTTATCTCGCCCACCAGGACATCATGCTGAAACCGATGCAGGGATGGGTTTTTGTTTATTTTCTAACGCAGCGATCGCCGCTTTTTATGCTTTAGAACAACCAGGAGTTGACCGTGTAGCTATCCTGGATTGGGATGTACATCATGGTAACGGTACGCAGGCGATCGTGGAACTTCATCCCCAAATCGCTTACTGTTCTGTGCATCAGTATCCCTGTTATCCTGGTACTGGGAGAGCTACAGAAAAAGGCTTTCATAATAACGTTTTAAATCTACCTGTACCTCCAGGTAGCGATATCGGAGTCTATCAACCGCTTCTGGAGAAAAAAGTAGTACCTTTTCTAACGGAATTTCAGCCAGATTTACTCATTGTTAGTGCTGGCTATGATGGTAATGCCGAAGATCCTTTAGCTAGTATCAATTTACAACCAAATGATTATGGTTTGTTTACAGATGCTTGTTTGGGAATTACACGTAAAATTCTCTTTGGCTTGGAAGGTGGTTATGAGTTTGATTCTCTTAGCCAATCAGTTGTTGCTACTATTGAACGTTGCTTAGTTTAG
- a CDS encoding DUF952 domain-containing protein gives MNTILHITKRERWEGAKNIGTYSDDSLNTEGFIHCSQTKQIIQVANRFFHHQQGLVILLIDSSQVKSEIRYEEADGELFPHIYGELNLDAVYQVIDFEPEADGLFKLPPEAMNLE, from the coding sequence ATGAACACGATTCTTCACATAACCAAGCGAGAAAGATGGGAAGGAGCAAAAAATATTGGGACGTATAGTGACGATTCACTCAATACTGAAGGATTCATCCATTGTTCTCAAACCAAACAAATTATCCAAGTTGCAAATAGATTTTTTCATCATCAACAAGGATTGGTCATTCTTTTGATTGATTCTTCTCAAGTCAAATCTGAAATTCGCTACGAGGAGGCTGATGGAGAACTATTTCCTCATATCTATGGGGAGTTAAATCTCGATGCTGTGTATCAAGTTATCGACTTTGAACCCGAAGCCGATGGTTTATTTAAGCTACCACCAGAAGCGATGAATTTAGAATAA
- a CDS encoding DUF3119 family protein, with the protein MFTKKTGQETVTSSIAPNFTSTVELKPSYNIPIVLVITAIPLMFVQPLLGAVFALLGLFLLFQAVTLRLQFTATDLDIKRGENLIRRFPYREWQNWRIFWYPVPILFYFKEINSIHFLPILFDPKTLRTCLEERCPRI; encoded by the coding sequence GTGTTTACTAAAAAAACAGGACAAGAAACTGTGACTAGTTCAATTGCTCCCAACTTCACATCAACGGTGGAACTTAAGCCTAGTTATAATATCCCCATAGTGCTGGTAATTACTGCTATTCCACTCATGTTTGTACAACCCTTGCTGGGAGCAGTATTTGCACTTTTGGGTTTATTCCTTTTATTTCAAGCAGTGACTCTGCGGTTGCAATTTACCGCCACTGACTTAGATATCAAAAGAGGTGAAAATCTAATTCGGCGTTTTCCTTACCGAGAATGGCAAAACTGGCGAATTTTCTGGTATCCCGTTCCCATACTGTTTTATTTTAAAGAAATTAACAGTATTCACTTTTTACCAATTTTGTTCGACCCCAAAACCCTCCGAACCTGCTTAGAAGAACGTTGTCCACGGATTTAG
- the pyk gene encoding pyruvate kinase, with protein MQLRDSVRRTKIVATIGPATSSPEMLKAIIEAGATTLRLNFSHGSHADHQRNIRLIRQTAFELNQPVAILQDLQGPKIRLGKFENGSIVLAKGDRFTLTNRPVVGTQEISCVTYEYLADEVPVGAKILLDDGRVEMVVEDINRDKGDLHCRVTVAGKLSNNKGVNFPGVYLSIKAMTDKDREDLMFGLDQGVDWVALSFVRNPQDIIEIKELISSTGKQVPVVAKIEKHEAIEQMEAVLALCDGVMVARGDLGVELPAEDVPVLQKRLIATANRLGIPIITATQMLDSMVSNPRPTRAEVSDVANAILDGTDAVMLSNETAVGSYPVEAVATMARIAERIEQEEANSAKLRQLRDNRRSIPNAISQAVGQIAEQLGAAAIMTLTQTGATARNVSKFRPHTPILAVTPHVNVARQLQMVWGVKPLLVLELPSAGQTFQAAINVAQENKLLFEGDLVVMTAGTLQGVSGSTDLIKVEVVTAILGQGIGLGQGSISGRARVAHTGLDATNFNPGDILVASHTGAEYVDAIRKAGGIITEDESLTSHAAVIGLRLGVPVIVGVKKATEVIRDGAILTMDLQRGLIYSGAVGTP; from the coding sequence ATGCAATTAAGAGATTCTGTACGCCGAACAAAAATTGTCGCGACAATAGGCCCCGCCACCAGCAGCCCGGAAATGCTAAAGGCAATTATTGAAGCGGGTGCAACCACGCTACGGCTTAACTTCTCCCACGGCTCTCATGCCGACCATCAGCGTAATATCCGCCTAATTCGGCAAACCGCCTTTGAACTAAATCAGCCAGTAGCAATTCTCCAAGACTTGCAAGGGCCAAAAATTCGCTTGGGAAAATTTGAGAATGGGTCTATAGTTTTAGCTAAAGGCGATCGCTTCACCTTGACAAATCGCCCAGTAGTCGGCACTCAAGAAATTAGCTGTGTCACCTACGAATACCTAGCAGATGAAGTCCCCGTGGGTGCAAAAATCCTCCTCGATGATGGTCGGGTAGAAATGGTAGTAGAGGATATCAACCGCGATAAGGGTGATTTGCATTGTCGGGTAACGGTCGCGGGTAAATTATCTAACAATAAAGGTGTCAACTTCCCTGGGGTTTACCTTTCTATTAAAGCCATGACCGACAAAGACCGCGAGGATTTGATGTTCGGTCTAGACCAAGGTGTAGATTGGGTAGCGTTGTCCTTCGTCCGTAACCCCCAAGACATCATCGAAATTAAAGAACTGATTTCCAGCACAGGGAAGCAAGTTCCAGTAGTTGCCAAGATCGAAAAGCATGAAGCGATAGAACAAATGGAAGCCGTTCTTGCTTTATGTGACGGTGTCATGGTGGCTAGAGGGGACTTAGGGGTAGAACTACCAGCCGAAGATGTTCCTGTATTGCAAAAACGCCTCATTGCAACAGCCAACCGTTTGGGGATTCCCATCATCACCGCTACCCAAATGTTAGACAGTATGGTGAGTAACCCCCGTCCTACCCGCGCGGAAGTTTCCGACGTAGCCAACGCGATTTTAGACGGTACAGATGCGGTGATGCTCTCTAACGAAACTGCTGTGGGTAGCTATCCTGTGGAAGCTGTGGCGACAATGGCGCGAATTGCAGAACGCATCGAACAAGAAGAAGCTAATAGTGCTAAATTACGACAACTCAGAGATAACCGTCGTTCCATTCCCAACGCCATTAGCCAAGCTGTAGGGCAAATTGCTGAACAGTTGGGAGCCGCCGCCATTATGACATTAACCCAAACTGGGGCAACAGCTCGCAACGTCTCGAAGTTCCGTCCCCACACACCAATTTTAGCAGTTACACCCCACGTCAACGTAGCCCGACAGCTACAGATGGTCTGGGGAGTGAAACCACTGTTAGTCTTAGAATTACCTTCTGCTGGTCAAACCTTCCAAGCGGCGATTAACGTGGCTCAGGAAAATAAATTACTGTTTGAAGGTGATTTGGTCGTCATGACTGCTGGTACACTCCAAGGGGTTTCCGGTTCGACGGATTTAATTAAAGTTGAAGTCGTAACAGCCATACTTGGTCAAGGTATTGGACTGGGACAAGGTTCAATTAGCGGTCGTGCTAGAGTGGCTCACACGGGACTAGATGCTACTAACTTTAACCCAGGTGATATTTTGGTTGCTTCTCACACTGGTGCTGAGTATGTAGATGCGATTCGCAAAGCTGGGGGAATTATCACCGAAGATGAAAGTTTGACTAGTCACGCAGCTGTGATTGGTTTACGTCTAGGTGTACCCGTAATTGTGGGTGTTAAGAAAGCTACAGAAGTCATTCGGGATGGGGCGATTCTCACGATGGATTTACAACGGGGTTTAATTTACTCTGGCGCAGTGGGAACACCGTAA
- a CDS encoding MlaE family lipid ABC transporter permease subunit — protein sequence MTSDTTSKSGLGTWSQRLLAAVFLGGQAMVHLLRGKVHWRNTREQMAAVGPDSLFIALLTAVFVGAVFTIQVAREFINFGAGNLVGGVLAVALTRELSPVLTAVILAGRVGSAFAAEIGTMRVTEQIDAMLMLRTDPIDYLVIPRLLACCLMLPILTLLSLVTGMLGGLLISTSMYGISDTTFLDSARNLLGSWDIFSAMIKACCFGILIAVIGCSWGLTTTGGAKGVGQSTTTAVVTALLIIFVSNFFLSWIMFQGTGSAFLQGF from the coding sequence ATGACTAGTGACACTACATCCAAATCTGGCTTAGGAACGTGGAGTCAGCGATTGCTGGCGGCGGTGTTTTTAGGTGGACAAGCTATGGTTCACCTACTAAGGGGAAAAGTCCATTGGCGCAATACTAGAGAACAAATGGCCGCAGTCGGGCCAGATTCACTATTTATTGCTTTGCTAACTGCGGTGTTTGTAGGCGCAGTCTTTACTATTCAAGTGGCGCGAGAATTTATTAATTTTGGTGCAGGAAATCTAGTCGGTGGAGTTTTGGCCGTAGCATTAACACGAGAATTATCACCCGTACTCACAGCCGTAATCTTAGCAGGGCGCGTTGGTTCTGCATTCGCCGCAGAAATTGGCACGATGCGGGTTACAGAACAAATTGATGCCATGTTAATGCTCAGAACCGACCCCATCGATTATTTAGTCATTCCCCGCTTACTAGCTTGTTGTTTAATGTTACCTATCTTAACCCTCTTGTCTCTGGTGACAGGAATGTTGGGAGGGTTACTGATTTCTACCAGTATGTATGGTATTTCCGACACAACGTTTTTAGACTCAGCCCGTAACCTTCTAGGTAGCTGGGATATTTTCAGTGCGATGATTAAAGCCTGTTGTTTTGGAATATTAATCGCCGTAATTGGTTGCAGTTGGGGTCTAACCACAACCGGAGGTGCTAAAGGTGTCGGACAATCAACTACAACAGCCGTTGTGACAGCGTTGCTCATCATCTTTGTCAGCAACTTTTTTCTATCATGGATTATGTTTCAGGGAACGGGTAGCGCGTTTTTGCAAGGGTTTTAG